Sequence from the [Bacteroides] pectinophilus genome:
TCTGCAAAAAAGGCAACATTATCACTTCCGAAATAATCCAGTGCCTCCAATCCATATTTGCCCGTACCGAAAAGTATTATTTTTCTCATTAAATCTCCTGTGTGCCAATCAATCTTTCATATAATCCAGCAGCATAATTCCTCCTGAAGTAAACTATTTTTTTCTTTACTCCCTTACTTATAAGCTGCTCTTCTATTTTCTTACATATATCGTTATTAAGGACTGCAATAAATACAATGTCAAATTCATTCTGCATATCAGCAAGCTGTTCTATTGATATTACATGTACAGCAGTACTGGATTTATATTTTTCATAATTACTGTCCGCCACACATACGATTGATTCTTTATATCTGCCGTAAAGCGCCATTCCAAATCCGCCCGCCCCATACAAAGCAATCTTTTTTTTAAAAATTCCTGTATGATCCATTATTTCTTCCGGGCATTTGAGAAGCGTTACAAAACTTATATAATCAATAAGCTGGTTATGCATTATATCCCCAATTGAAGCATTATCAAATGCATCAATAAGGTCTGAATAAAGGCACTTTATACTTTGAATACTCATATTGCCGCTGACCATTGTATTTTCATGCTTAATGTAATGATATGGTGCATAATCCAAGAACTGTATTGACTCGGCTTTTGCTATGTACCGGTAACATGCATCAGCATCTTCTCCGAACCTTACAACATCATTCACCTTAACATCTGCCCGCTTTATCAGCTCCGATTTTATGAATTTACATACAAGATTTGGAAGAATTCCAAATTCAAAAAAATTTTCCATACACAGCATGTATGGAAATACGTCTTTTTGCATCTCCTCATAATCATAATATTTTTCAGGAAATTTATTCTTTTTAATTACGGGCTCATTATCTTCTTCTATAAGATTATAGGCAATAACATCCGGCATTCTAATATCTGTCTTTTTTATAATGTTTGCATATGTTTCCACATCTATATAATCATCTGCATCTAAAAATGTTATATAATCTCCACAAGCTCTCTTAATCCCATACGTACGTGCTGACGCCTGTCCACCATTCTGCTTATGCAAAAGCTTAATTCTTTTATCACATGCTGCATACCTTTTGCATATATCAAGGCTGTTATCGTCTGACCCATCATCAACCACTATTATATCAAGTTTTTCATATGTCTGGTTCAACACACTTTCCAATGCTCTTGCAATGTATTCTTCTGCATTATAGACAGGAATAATTACACTGATTAAAATATCATTCATAATCTGCTTGTCCATATATTCTTTTTAAAATATTATTATATTCCCCTACAGTCTTTTTTCGTTCTTCTTTTCTTTTATCATCAAGCCACCCTCCATTAAAATGGTGTATTGAAAATGTATTTTCCGTAATGACATTTTCACCACTCATATAATCATAAGGATGAAAATATTCTGATGAAAACACCGTCATTTCGTTGATTCTCTGACATGTATTATCTGCAGACATTCCCATTGCAATAAATGGAGCTGTCTCATATACTCCGCACGTATCCGGATTCAGTGAGCCATCTTCATATCTGAACACTGCTTCTTCACGATACTTAAGCAGCTTCTTAATCATTCGATGGTGTGGGATTGCACCGCTGCATCCTCCCATATTAACATTGCCCCATTTTTCTACACCGCAGAACGCGCCCTGCCTTCTTAACGGTTCTAATGGCTTAAGCAATTCTACATCTGTATCAATATAAAATCCGCCATAATTATAAAGTATATCAAGCCTCGCATAGTCCGGCACAAATCCCCACCTGCCTTCTTCATATGCCTGTCTCATATATTCATTCTTATTGACATCATAATTACTCTCATCCCAGCGCTTTATCTCATAATCAGGGCATATCCTGCTCCAGCTGTCAATGCATCTTTTGAGATAATCAGGCATCTTTCTGCCCGAAAACCAGCAGTAATTAATAACTTTTGGAATAAGCTCATCAGTGTAATCTCTTATTACATCTGTTCCGCCCCCAGCTGCCGCCCTGTCTT
This genomic interval carries:
- a CDS encoding glycosyltransferase — its product is MNDILISVIIPVYNAEEYIARALESVLNQTYEKLDIIVVDDGSDDNSLDICKRYAACDKRIKLLHKQNGGQASARTYGIKRACGDYITFLDADDYIDVETYANIIKKTDIRMPDVIAYNLIEEDNEPVIKKNKFPEKYYDYEEMQKDVFPYMLCMENFFEFGILPNLVCKFIKSELIKRADVKVNDVVRFGEDADACYRYIAKAESIQFLDYAPYHYIKHENTMVSGNMSIQSIKCLYSDLIDAFDNASIGDIMHNQLIDYISFVTLLKCPEEIMDHTGIFKKKIALYGAGGFGMALYGRYKESIVCVADSNYEKYKSSTAVHVISIEQLADMQNEFDIVFIAVLNNDICKKIEEQLISKGVKKKIVYFRRNYAAGLYERLIGTQEI